Proteins co-encoded in one Haloarcula pelagica genomic window:
- a CDS encoding molybdopterin-dependent oxidoreductase → MSRQTPDDDRWTDSSLSRRDFVRGLGAASLLGATGLSFADDGMEGLEAVDDPIGNYPYRDWEDLYREEWDWDDIARSTHSVNCTGSCSWNVFVKDGQVWREEQAGDYPTFDESLPDPNPRGCQKGACYTDYVNADQRVLHPLRRTGERGEGQWERISWDEALTEIADHVIDEVVEGRYDAISGFTPIPAMSPVSFASGSRLINLLGGVSHSFYDWYSDLPPGQPITWGTQTDNAESADWHNADYIVAWGSNINVTRIPDAKYFLDAGYEGAKRVGIFTDYSQTAIHTDEWLSPEGGSDTALALGMAQTIVDEGLYDEAHLKEQTDMPLLVREDTGKFLRAGEVGLAGDADDPEKVFVMVDADGNLRRAPGSLGERDGQHDPEASIELDFDPQLGVERTVGTDDGEVPVRSVWENLRDELAQYTPEFVHEETGVGENTYQRVAREFAEADAAKIIHGKGVNDWYHNDLGNRAIQLLVTLTGNLGDPGTGLDHYVGQEKIWTFHGWKVLSFPTGSVRGVPTTLWTYFHGGILDNTDPDTAEKIRESIDKGWMPLYPTEREDGFRPDPSTMFVWRGNYFNQAKGNVAVEEQLWPKLDLVVDINFRMDSTAMYSDIVLPAASHYEKYDLSETDMHTYVHPFTPAVEPLGEAKTDWEIFRLLAEKIQERARERGVDPVEDRKFDRTIDLTTIYDDFVRDWETGEAGALEEDRAAAEFILEHSEESNPSDSDEQITFADTEEQPQRLLKAGPHWSSDIKADEAYVPWQDYVHDKEPWPTFTGRQQYYVDHDWFLELGEELPTHKRGPQDTGGDYPLTYNTPHGRWSIHSTWRDSEKMLRLQRGEPVVYLNPDDAADRGIEDGDTVEVFNDMGSVEVQAKIYPSGEPGTARQYFAWEKFQYPDRDNFNTLVPMYMKPTQLVQYPEDTGEHLYFFPNYWGPTGVNSDVNVDVRLTDGQSGSGDEQRGSAGVGPAGGESDE, encoded by the coding sequence ATGAGTAGACAGACTCCCGACGACGACCGCTGGACGGATAGTTCGCTGAGCCGCCGCGACTTCGTGCGCGGGCTCGGCGCGGCATCGCTGCTGGGCGCGACCGGCCTCTCGTTCGCCGACGACGGCATGGAGGGCCTGGAGGCAGTCGACGACCCGATCGGTAACTACCCCTACCGGGACTGGGAGGACCTCTACCGCGAGGAGTGGGACTGGGACGACATCGCCCGCTCGACCCACAGCGTCAACTGCACCGGCTCCTGTTCCTGGAACGTCTTCGTCAAGGACGGCCAGGTCTGGCGCGAGGAGCAGGCCGGGGACTACCCCACGTTCGACGAGAGCCTCCCGGACCCGAACCCGCGAGGCTGCCAGAAAGGGGCCTGTTACACCGACTACGTCAACGCCGACCAGCGCGTGCTCCACCCCCTTCGCCGTACCGGCGAGCGCGGCGAGGGCCAGTGGGAACGGATCAGTTGGGACGAGGCGCTGACCGAGATCGCCGACCACGTCATCGACGAGGTCGTCGAGGGGAGATACGACGCTATCTCCGGGTTCACGCCGATCCCGGCGATGTCGCCGGTGAGCTTCGCCAGCGGCTCCCGGCTCATCAACCTCCTCGGGGGCGTCTCCCACTCGTTCTACGACTGGTACTCGGACCTGCCGCCGGGCCAGCCCATCACCTGGGGCACCCAGACGGACAACGCCGAGAGCGCCGACTGGCACAACGCCGACTACATCGTCGCCTGGGGGTCGAACATCAACGTCACGCGCATCCCCGACGCGAAGTACTTCCTCGACGCGGGCTACGAGGGGGCCAAACGGGTCGGCATCTTCACCGACTACTCCCAGACGGCGATCCACACCGACGAGTGGCTCTCCCCGGAGGGCGGCAGTGACACCGCCCTGGCGCTGGGGATGGCCCAGACCATCGTCGACGAAGGCCTGTACGACGAGGCCCACCTGAAAGAGCAGACCGACATGCCCCTGCTCGTCCGGGAGGACACCGGGAAGTTCCTCCGGGCCGGCGAGGTCGGTCTGGCGGGGGACGCCGACGACCCCGAGAAGGTGTTCGTGATGGTCGACGCCGACGGAAACCTGCGACGCGCGCCGGGCTCTCTTGGCGAACGCGACGGCCAACACGATCCCGAGGCGAGCATCGAACTGGACTTCGACCCGCAGTTGGGCGTCGAACGGACCGTCGGGACCGACGACGGCGAGGTGCCGGTGCGGTCGGTCTGGGAGAACCTCCGGGACGAACTCGCCCAGTACACCCCGGAGTTCGTCCACGAGGAGACCGGCGTCGGCGAGAACACCTACCAGCGGGTCGCCCGTGAGTTCGCCGAGGCCGACGCCGCCAAGATCATCCACGGCAAGGGCGTCAACGACTGGTACCACAACGACCTGGGCAACCGTGCCATCCAGTTGCTCGTCACCCTGACCGGGAACCTCGGCGATCCGGGCACCGGGCTGGACCACTACGTCGGCCAGGAGAAGATCTGGACGTTCCACGGCTGGAAGGTCCTCTCGTTCCCGACCGGGAGTGTGCGGGGGGTGCCGACGACGCTGTGGACGTACTTCCACGGTGGCATCCTCGACAACACGGATCCCGACACCGCCGAGAAGATCCGCGAGTCGATCGACAAGGGGTGGATGCCCCTCTACCCGACGGAACGCGAGGACGGCTTCCGGCCCGACCCCTCGACGATGTTCGTCTGGCGGGGCAACTACTTCAACCAGGCCAAGGGTAACGTCGCCGTCGAGGAGCAACTGTGGCCGAAACTCGACCTCGTGGTCGACATCAACTTCCGGATGGACTCGACGGCGATGTACTCCGACATCGTCCTCCCCGCGGCGAGCCACTACGAGAAGTACGACCTCTCCGAGACGGACATGCACACCTACGTCCACCCGTTCACGCCGGCGGTCGAACCGCTGGGGGAGGCAAAGACCGACTGGGAGATCTTCCGCCTGCTCGCCGAGAAGATCCAGGAACGCGCCCGGGAACGGGGCGTCGACCCCGTCGAGGACAGGAAGTTCGACCGCACGATCGACCTGACGACGATCTACGACGACTTTGTCCGCGACTGGGAGACCGGTGAGGCGGGCGCACTGGAGGAGGACCGCGCCGCCGCGGAGTTCATCCTCGAACACTCCGAGGAGTCCAACCCCAGCGATAGCGACGAGCAGATCACCTTCGCCGACACCGAGGAACAACCACAGCGGCTCCTGAAAGCGGGTCCTCACTGGTCCTCGGACATCAAAGCGGACGAGGCCTACGTCCCCTGGCAGGACTACGTTCACGACAAGGAGCCCTGGCCGACCTTCACCGGCCGCCAGCAGTACTACGTCGACCACGACTGGTTCCTCGAACTCGGCGAGGAACTGCCCACGCACAAGCGCGGGCCACAGGACACCGGCGGGGACTACCCGCTGACCTACAACACGCCCCACGGCCGGTGGTCGATCCACTCGACCTGGCGCGACAGCGAGAAGATGCTCCGGCTCCAGCGTGGCGAACCGGTCGTCTACCTCAACCCCGACGACGCCGCCGACCGCGGTATCGAGGACGGGGACACCGTCGAGGTGTTCAACGACATGGGTAGCGTCGAGGTCCAGGCGAAGATCTACCCGTCCGGGGAACCCGGGACCGCCCGCCAGTACTTCGCCTGGGAGAAGTTCCAGTACCCCGACCGGGACAACTTCAACACGCTCGTCCCGATGTACATGAAGCCGACCCAGCTCGTCCAGTACCCGGAGGACACCGGCGAGCATCTGTACTTCTTCCCGAACTACTGGGGGCCGACCGGCGTCAACAGCGACGTGAACGTGGACGTTCGACTGACCGACGGGCAGTCGGGCTCGGGAGACGAGCAGCGCGGGTCTGCCGGTGTGGGCCCCGCGGGAGGTGAGTCCGATGAGTAG